Genomic DNA from Elgaria multicarinata webbii isolate HBS135686 ecotype San Diego chromosome 2, rElgMul1.1.pri, whole genome shotgun sequence:
GGCATGAagcttcagaactctaaagccaGTTTCCTGGTTGAAATAGACAGGCTCCACAATGGAATTACCAAACTGAGGCCTAACCAAATCCTGTCATTGATGCATGCTGTTACTATAGTGTATAGAGCCACACGTTGGGAATGCTGTAgctctggattttatttttattttgcatcaaACGggcttggactagatggatttcAAGCCACCCTCGAGCTCTGTGATTTCCACTTGACAGTTAAATGAGGTTGAAAGATTGTGAAGACCCAATGAATGAAGTCAAATACAAACCTTGGCCTCCCTGATCCAAGTTTAATAGTCTTATCAAATGTATTATCCTGGCTGTGTTATTGCTTTGTCAGTGGCATGCACTGAACCCTAAAACCTCTGGTATTTCATTTGTCTCCAAAGTCCACTGAGGTCACAAGAGTGTGTTCGGATGTTTGCAGGTTGGCAGGTTAAAAGAGACTGAACGTAAAGGTTACTCTGTATAGTGTTCTTGCCTTGGGTCCAGTTAATGTGCAATTTCTATTGCATAAGTGTACTAACAAAAAAGACTCACCTTAGCTCCACCTGTAGTCCTATTTGTTTCGAAgggtttacctagggtgaccatattttggaaaccaaaaaggaggacaacatggtcgccccaaagggggcgtgtccagtaccaagggggcgtgcccacccaaacatagccttggtcacatgtctgattttacagcacacatttaagacaaatctgttctacataacatcttaatgttaaaatcactgaaataaagaacaagtgagagattcaatgtatctgaaattaacttcactcactcctacttttgtaggttttgctgtactttgaagcttttgctatgctttgtgtgttacattacagtctttatcttaaaaaatgacggagttataagcatttttgttaattcccattagagctgctcttcggaaaaaaatccggatttcccctcccggatttgccatcaaaaatctgggcaaatccggtcatatggtcaccctaagtttaccTCCATTTGCCCCATTGTCCTTGGTATCAGTACAGAAGAGCTGGACCTATACTTACCTGAATGTGCTTGGCAGAATGAAATCTAATAGCACTAGAGGCAATGTcttgagaaaaataagctactTCATCTAGTTTCCAGCTTTATTCCAGAGAATTTGAAAATTCAGAGACTTAAAAAATTAAGGAGATGAAAGAAGGCCAAGAGGAACCTCGTGAAAACCAGCTGAATTAATTTGGTAATATTTTAGGCAGATTTCAAGGAAAGAGCTGAAGGGAAATGCTACTATTCGTATGTAATTCCCCATGTGTCTAACATAGGAGTGTAGAATTGTTTGGGGCCTGGGGGTAGATTTCACCTTAGACCCACCCTTCAGGCTGAGCTGACTCAGTCCTCTTCGCTTCTCAGCCCCATCTGCATGGGAGATTTACTCTGGTGCTACTGTGCCTCACACAATGTCATGGCACATGACATCCCCCCTCTTCAGCAGATGTGGGTTTTCATGCCATAAAACCCACATTTTTGCACAGTGGTTTTGTGGCTGATTTTCCTATTGTGCGGGCTTCATTGTAgtttgggagtctgtgtgacCTCAATTAGCGATACTGACTTTGGTCCCAACTGGTGTGGATGTGTGTGCAATGCTGATAGGAGGAAGGGGGTAGTTGCATCACAGCTGGAGGAGCGGGCCTGCACATGATGGTGCTTCGCTTTTCCCCACATGTGCCTTAAAGTCAGAACGTTGCTTTGAGATGATTTTTTTCCCAATTCTGCCTTgaaacatgcctactcagaattaATTCCCAAGGTACTAACTTAGCACAGCATGGAGCGGAGAGAGGGGCGAGGAAGCCTCCTAAACGTGTCAACTCAGAAGTCCCTCCCATTGACTTCCACTTCCACTGCACTTCGCTTTTCAAGAGAAGCAGATGTTCGCTTGCGTTTAATGACTTTTTCCTTAAAGGAAACTTGTTGATGCCGTGTGTCTTCACCCACCTATGCCTGCACTCATGCCGTTTCTCGTGCAGTTTGCCATGCAAAAGcagtaccttttcttttctttcatgtgCTGCTTTAATGGTCTGCTTGTGCCACAGGAAGAGCAAAACCATTTTGATGAAAATGTGGTTTTACACTCCATCGTGTTGGAAAGCGTCTCTGTGTAGATGGGCCTCTCCTTTGTAAGGCAACAGAAGAGTGAAGAGGACCGAGGTGGCTTCCATTCCTGCTTTGTGTCCCATATGGGGAACACAGGAGTGGGggagcagagtgaagcagttcaGTCCTCGTCACTCCTTCAGAGCGAAGGAGACTTGACTGGcttccttcctccattgctgagGCACCAAATGGAAGTGTGCtcttctatctatttatttattgcatttatatcccgccttcttttcctccttaaggaacccaaggcggcgtacataatccttctcttctccattttatcctcacaacaacaaccccatgaggtaggctgggctgagagtctgtgactggcccagagtcacctagtgggtttccatggccgagtggggactagaacccagatctcctgactctcagtccaacaccctaaccactacaccacacttgctcctCCACCCGTACCTCAGACAGGACCCAGCTTGGATGTGCACAGGTGGGGAAAAGCCCTGCTTCCTGGCTGTGGGGAGCTCACATTCACCAAAGGCTCCCTGGCTGAGATGCCTGGTGAAGTCCATCTACGCTGCACCTTGGTTGGGGTGGTTGTGCCTGCTCCACGCCTTTCCCCATTAGGGAGGGGAAACCCCCACTGCTATCTCCAGTTGGGAGTGGGGCTTACAGAGGGAGCCCAGGCCTCTGCTGAGATCCCCCATCTTCATTTGTGTGTGAGATTGTCAGGCCTTGGACGTGAGTGACCTCCACCGGAGAAatggcaggggcaggggagagaaccATGCACCCCATCTCGAGCTTCTTAGGGGAAGGGTGGGACATTCAATTGTCATTGTTATCATAATCTCTGAACCTGACATAACACAAAGAAGGGATACCCTGGATACCACCATTTGAAAGCTTTCATGTCACACAActgaataaaaataagaagaggcTCTTATATCTGATGGTTCAAGGAGGACAGCCTTCTTAAGTGGAAATGCTTCATCTAAGTGAAACCTTCTTTTTtcatcattattttaaaacagtTGGCCCTCTGCCATCTCCATGAAGCTCCAGGGAGCTCCATCCATGTTTCCCCACAGACCAGGAAAAAGCACCATTCTGGTGCTGTTGGCTAAACTGGGGCAACAAGCCCTGGGGCAGGAGGGGTGGCTTTTGCCTCCCCACTCAAGAGATCCTGATGCACAGCTAAAGAAATGGCAATCTCAGAGGGTGGCAGATGCTTTACCCTTGCTTGACTCATCTTTAGTGTCTTCAGAAGGTGCTTATGAACTTGTGTGATCTCCAGGAGGCACAGAATCAAATTACATTGCAGTGCTGAATCATCTCTGCTGAAGGTATTTTGTTAATAAACAATGTAAACTCTGTTAGCAGTTAACTATTTAATGGCCTTGGATACACAGATAGCCTGTATATCCAAGGTAGATAAATTTCTAGGTTCACTGGAAGACATTTATTAAACATTTACTAGTTACTTAAGATCCAGTGATTTTATAGGCTGTACGATATTATAGTCTACAATATCTTCTTTCCTACATTATATACAAAACATGTAATGAGTATCCTTAAAACCAGTTGAAGGGCCCTCGATACCATGATGGCATGGCTGAATTCCTGCTGTCAAGTAGCTTTTGGGCTTACCTGTTGGTTCTGTTTAGGGCATTTTGTCGAGAGTAAGAAGCTGTTGGTGGTGCCACAGGATGGAAGTCACTGGCTTAGCATGCGAGTGGTCATAGAGGAGCTCATGCAAAGGGGACACGAGGTTGTGGTGGTGATGCCAGAAACCACATTCCTCATGAAGAAATCTGAGCCCTTTAATGTAAGAACATATTCGGTGCCTTACACCCAGGAATGCTTGGACAACCTTTTCCATCAAGCGAGTAGCGGTTTTTTTAAGAATTTAACGTATCTGGAGAGTATTGTTGGAATATTTACACAAATTTCTAAAGCTACTGCCCTGCATGCTTCTGCTTGTAGGCATTTTTTATATGACACAGAACTAATCCAATTTCTCCAGGAGAGCAACTTTGATGCCATATTTTCAGACCCTGTGTTTCCTTGTGCTCCAATCCTTGCTGAATATCTCTCCTTGCCCACGGTGTACTTCTTGCGTGGACTCCCGTGCTCTCTAGACTTCCAAGCGGCTCAGTGTCCAAGCCCTGATTCTTATATCCCGCAGGGCTTTACAGCTTATTCTGATCGGATGACATTTACTGAGCGTGTGAAGAATGTCTTAGCCAAAAccttaaattttttattttgtcACTTATTTTTGGCAAATTATGAACAACTTGCATCTGAGTTTCTGCAGAGGAAGATTACGGTCCTGGAGCTTTTTAGTAAAGCATCCATTTGGCTGTTGAGATATgattttgtattcaacttccccAGGCCCGTGATGCCCAACATGTTCTTCATTGGAGGCATTAATTGTGCGCGGACGAGCCCATTATCCAAGGTTTGtaacattgttatatattttccaatttataGGCCTGTCTGTCGCTTCCATTATCATATTCCTGTGTGAATTATATCACTACATGGGCATTAGGTTTGCTCCAGTGGCTGTGTTATGAGGCAGTATTACATATTTTTATGCACACTAACAGCATGACTGTTGTTAGAATTAAGAATGTTAAGCCCTTTATCTTATCAGGTTTGTTATCAGGCTTCAAAGTGACCCTAGCTTTGATATGCAGCTGTGAAAGACCGGGGATGGGCGCTATCTTCACAGCACCAAGTTGGCACCACATTCCCCCAAAACCCAGTGCTTTCGCTCCTGCAAGATTGCACCAgataatccccacaccaaggaggaagCGTGGGGTTTATGGCTGTgatctgcccctcccccatccttcCCTGAAAGTAGGGCGAGGAggaggcaacaacagcagcaattggGGGGGatatttgaggaggaggaggaggcagtggcagcagtTCGGAGGGGGGAGAACATAATTTGttttaggaggaggaggcagtggcagcttgcggaaagaaaatgaaatttccTCCCCACAGTAACGCAGCGTGGGATGCTCTGGCATCCATTCTACTtgctggcctgccccctccctctgcccaggCAAACAGCGACCAATTATGGTTTGCCATCCACCGGGAATGCCCCCAAAGCAGATCCAGAGCAGCCCCTGAGCGAGGACAGACTGGTGGAAGAGCCGGGCTGctctcactctggctggaaaagttggggaaatTCCCTGCCTTTTTAGCCATGCATTTTCAGCTCTTTgtcccagggtggctttgaatctgcggctgcatcatcttACTGATGCCATGCAGATTTGAAGCCAGCCTGTGGCAAAGAAGACATCTGAATAGCCCCCAAGGAAGACATTTTCCAGCTAGCTGGCTAAGATCATAGGaaaagccatggtggatcagaccaatggtccatctagtccagcatcctgttcacacagtggccacaagcaggacgtggtgcaacagcagtgTCTTCTAGCTGGCATGGTTTTCAGCGTATGTTAACATCTGCAGAGCTGATGCATCTATGAAGCAGTGACACTTACTGTCGTGAAAAGAGAGTAACTATGGTGTACTGGACAGGGTGTCTGTCTCTGTGCTTAACTTTTAATGAGATACATTTGGGGCTAGTGGTGGTTACTCGGTGTTTGATGAAATACACTCTAGCCATGCTTAGAGGCATTCTCTGTATTGATACTTCACAGGTCTGGGGGGACTAAACCTTGGTTCAAATCAAGCTCTTTTTGTGTTTTGCCATGAGGGACCCATGTTGATACACATTCTTTCCCAGACCTCCTTTATACTGTCATGGGTTGGGCAAGAtgaccatagggtgaccatatggaaaggaggacagggctcctgtatctttaacagttgtatagaaaagggaatttcagcaggggttatttgaatgcatgtagctcCTTGTAAagttttgtcttcatcataacagtcaaagctgcaggagtcctgccctcttgacataagatacaaaagaaaggagggcacctgcagcttttactattgcgatgaagagggaatttcaccagatgctgtatgcatacaaatggcatctgctgaaaatcccttttctctacaattgttaaagatacaggagccctgtcttccttttcatatggtcaccctagacatgggAAGCACTTTTGATCAATGTTAAGCAGTCCTTCTGGCCCATTAACCTCCTCCTGCCCAACTGCACTTAATGTGCTAAATGATTGTTTATTCTTATCATTTTTATTAAACAGTATTAAAATAAATTGAATACAGTGTCCATATAACAATATGGACAGTATCTAACTCTGCCCCACTGATGCTTTTtggcaagtggtgggtcccaagGGACTCACCACTTacgcaatttttgtgaaccagccagagagtttcagcaattgggtggtataaaaatgtaataaataaataaataaaattgaaatttaaGGCT
This window encodes:
- the LOC134392056 gene encoding UDP-glucuronosyltransferase 1A1-like isoform X2: MMAWLNSCCQVAFGLTCWFCLGHFVESKKLLVVPQDGSHWLSMRVVIEELMQRGHEVVVVMPETTFLMKKSEPFNVRTYSVPYTQECLDNLFHQASSGFFKNLTYLESIVGIFTQISKATALHASACRHFLYDTELIQFLQESNFDAIFSDPVFPCAPILAEYLSLPTVYFLRGLPCSLDFQAAQCPSPDSYIPQGFTAYSDRMTFTERVKNVLAKTLNFLFCHLFLANYEQLASEFLQRKITVLELFSKASIWLLRYDFVFNFPRPVMPNMFFIGGINCARTSPLSKEFETVVNKSGEHGIVVFSLGSMVSEIPMKKAMEIAEGLGTIPQTVLWRYTGEAPPNLAKNTKLVKWLPQNDLLAHPKAKAFITHAGSHGIYEGICNAVPMVMLPLFGDQMDNAKRVESRGAGVTLNVLELTSKDLSDALKAVIYDKKYKENIQHLSDLHLDRPIHPIDLAVHWVEFVMKHKGAPHLRPAAHDLNWIQYHSIDVIAFLMAVALIALFVSLKCCMFCCRKCFCKSGRLNKKSKSKSQ
- the LOC134392056 gene encoding UDP-glucuronosyltransferase 1A1-like isoform X6, whose protein sequence is MMAWLNSCCQVAFGLTCWFCLGHFVESKKLLVVPQDGSHWLSMRVVIEELMQRGHEVVVVMPETTFLMKKSEPFNVRTYSVPYTQECLDNLFHQASSGFFKNLTYLESIVGIFTQISKATALHASACRHFLYDTELIQFLQESNFDAIFSDPVFPCAPILAEYLSLPTVYFLRGLPCSLDFQAAQCPSPDSYIPQGFTAYSDRMTFTERVKNVLAKTLNFLFCHLFLANYEQLASEFLQRKITVLELFSKASIWLLRYDFVFNFPRPVMPNMFFIGGINCARTSPLSKEFETVVNKSGEHGIVVFSLGSMVSEIPMKKAMEIAEGLGTIPQTVLWRYTGEAPPNLAKNTKLVKWLPQNDLLAHPKAKAFITHAGSHGIYEGICNAVPMVMLPLFGDQMDNAKRVESRGAGVTLNVLELTSKDLSDALKAVIYDKK